One genomic region from Prunus persica cultivar Lovell chromosome G3, Prunus_persica_NCBIv2, whole genome shotgun sequence encodes:
- the LOC18782943 gene encoding zinc finger MYM-type protein 1 — protein sequence MGSSNARPIEVDEILANFQADPGLRTRMADYSPNIRDEIRRAYLQNIAKDVAFCLHCYRFKSNFDQVGGDAFTGVGFNNWKKAKERFNLLVGPVGSVHNQAREVAYNLMHQTTHIETIVIKQTSQARMAYLTCLNASLKCTRYLLRQGLSFRGHDESAQSSNKGNYLELLQFLADHDEKVEAVVLENAPKNLKLIAHSIQKDLVNSCAKETIGLILSDVKDRYFSIMVDEARDVSIKEKMAMVLRYVNNKGQIIERFVGVQHVTATTSSALKEAIDEFFSSVNLSFSKLRGQGYDGASNMRGEFNGLKTNILREQPCAFYVHCFAHQLQLALVAVAKKNIDVNSFFTTANSLVNVVGASCKRRDARRAQYQEELVRAFEDDCLITGRGLNQETSFKRVGDTRWNSHYGTLISIIFMFPSVVNVLQMIVDDNPNDSSGEAYKLWREIQSFEFVFHLFLMKAILGMTNTLSLALQKKDQDIVSAMSLVKTCKENLQLMRDNEFEELVEQASSFCYKHDITVLTMDEEYVIPGSSRRNAPMKTNYHGYRVEIFIHVIDGQLAELNDHFNEVEEIIQVENRETSTPKNKVTQLKAPYAGMVFETMEEARNYYEEYGRQEGFWIRTRFSSKTRRHLDMVMSRQFVCAHEGKYAPKNTSQKALEENDERDISEIENMKRTGKNCSTVKCGCKANMRIKLDRWSNKWKVRLSQSQASYTGKKIENEVK from the exons ATGGGTAGTTCAAATGCAAGACCAATTGAAGTAGATGAGATATTAGCTAATTTTCAGGCAGACCCAGGACTAAGAACTCGAATGGCGGATTATAGTCCTAATATTCGGGATGAGATCCGAAGAGCATATCTACAAAA TATTGCTAAAGATGTTGCGTTTTGTCTTCATTGTTATCGCTTCAAATCTAATTTTGATCAAGTGGGTGGTGATGCATTCACTGGGGTAGGCTTCAATAATTGGAAGAAGGCGAAAGAAAGATTTAACCTTCTTGTTGGACCGGTTGGTAGTGTTCACAACCAAGCTAGAGAAGTTGCTTACAATTTGATGCATCAAACTACACACATTGAAACAATTGTGATCAAGCAAACAAGCCAAGCTCGCATGGCTTATCTTACTTGCTTGAATGCATCACTTAAGTGCACTAGGTATTTGTTGCGACAAGGTCTTTCTTTTCGTGGTCATGATGAAAGTGCACAATCAAGTAATAAAGGGAATTATTTAGAGCTCTTGCAATTTCTTGCGGATCATGATGAAAAAGTTGAGGCCGTTGTGTTGGAAAATGCTCCGAAAAATTTAAAGTTAATAGctcattcaattcaaaaagaTCTTGTCAATTCTTGTGCTAAAGAAACCATTGGTCTTATCTTGAGTGATGTAAAAGAtagatatttttcaataatggtGGATGAAGCACGTGATGTTTCAATAAAGGAGAAAATGGCGATGGTGCTGCGTTATGTGAATAACAAAGGACAAATAATTGAAAGGTTTGTGGGGGTTCAACATGTAACCGCTACTACTTCAAGTGCACTAAaggaagccattgatgaattCTTTTCTTCCGTGAATTTGAGCTTTTCCAAGCTACGAGGACAAGGTTATGATGGAGCTAGTAATATGAGAGGTGAGTTCAATGGCCTTAAGACAAATATTTTGAGAGAACAACCCTGTGCATTTTATGTTCATTGCTTTGCTCATCAACTTCAACTAGCTCTTGTTGCGGTAGCAAAGAAAAACATCGATGTCAACTCTTTTTTCACAACGGCTAATAGTTTGGTTAATGTTGTTGGAGCATCTTGTAAGCGTCGCGATGCACGTAGAGCACAATACCAAGAAGAGCttgtgagagcttttgaaGATGATTGTCTTATAACGGGGCGGGGCTTAAATCAAGAAACTAGTTTCAAACGTGTCGGCGATACACGATGGAACTCACATTATGGTACATTGATTAGTATCATTTTTATGTTCCCATCTGTGGTGAATGTGCTTCAAATGATTGTTGATGATAATCCTAATGATAGTTCGGGTGAAGCCTATAAGTTATGGAGAGAAATAcaatcttttgagtttgtgtttcacttatttttaatgaaagcTATATTGGGAATGACAAATACTTTGTCTCTAGcattgcaaaagaaagatcaagacaTTGTGAGTGCAATGAGTTTAGTGAAAACATGCAAGGAAAACCTGCAGTTGATGAGGGATAATGAGTTTGAAGAATTGGTTGAGCAAGCATCTTCGTTTTGTTACAAACATGATATTACAGTTCTTACCATGGATGAGGAATATGTAATTCCCGGGAGCTCACGGCGTAATGCTCCAATGAAGACAAATTATCATGGTTATCGTGTGGAGATCTTTATTCATGTAATTGATGGACAACTTGCGGAATTAAATGATCACTTCAACGAG GTAGAGGAGATAATTCAAGTGGAGAATCGTGAAACAAGTactccaaaaaataaagtgaCACAATTAAAAGCACCATATGCTGGGATGGTATTTGAAACAATGGAAGAAGCAAGAAACTATTATGAAGAGTATGGCCGGCAAGAGGGATTCTGGATTAGAACTCGATTTTCCTCCAAGACGAGAAGGCATTTAGATATGGTAATGAGTAGACAATTTGTTTGTGCACATGAAGGAAAATACGCGCCCAAAAATACATCACAGAAGGCTTTAGAAGAGAATGATGAGAGAGACATAAGTGAGATTGAGAATATGAAGAGAACGGGTAAAAATTGTTCTACAGTGAAATGTGGATGCAAAGCAAATATGAGAATTAAGCTTGATAGATGGTcaaacaaatggaaagtaaGACTCTCACAATCACAAGCCAGTTACACCGGAAAGAAGATTGAAAATGAAGTCAAATAG